One window of Fusobacterium polymorphum genomic DNA carries:
- a CDS encoding phospho-sugar mutase, with protein sequence MFLDEYKKWLDSNMLSASEKEELKSIANNEKEIESRFYTDLSFGTAGMRGVRGIGRNRMNKYNIRKATQGLANYIIKEAGEVGKKKGVAIAYDSRLDSVENAINTAMTLAGNGIKVYLFDGVRSTPELSFAVRELKAQAGIMITASHNPKEYNGYKVYWEDGAQIVDPQATGIVSSVEAVDIFNGIKLMEEKEAIDKGLLVYVGEKLDDRYIEEVKKNAINPNVENKDKVKFVYSPLHGVAARPVERVLKEMGYTNVYPVKEQEKPDGNFPTCDYANPEDTNVFKLSTELADKVGAKICIANDPDGDRVGLAVLDNDGKWFFPNGNQIGILFAEYILNHKKNIPENGTMITTIVSTPLLDTIVKKNGKKALRVLTGFKYIGEKIRQFENKELDGTFLFGFEEAIGYLVGTHVRDKDAVVASMIIAEMATTFENNGSSIYNEIIKIYEKYGWRLETTVPITKKGKDGLEEIQKIMKSMRAKTHTEIAGVKVKEYRDYQKGVDNLPKADVIQMVLEDETYLTVRPSGTEPKIKFYISVVDSDKKVAEEKLARIEKEFINYAENL encoded by the coding sequence ATGTTTTTAGATGAATACAAAAAATGGTTAGACTCTAATATGTTATCTGCAAGTGAAAAAGAAGAATTAAAAAGTATTGCTAATAATGAAAAAGAAATTGAAAGTAGATTTTACACAGATTTAAGTTTTGGAACTGCTGGTATGAGAGGAGTAAGAGGTATTGGTAGAAACAGAATGAATAAATATAATATAAGGAAGGCAACTCAAGGTTTAGCTAACTATATTATAAAAGAAGCAGGAGAAGTTGGAAAGAAGAAAGGTGTTGCTATTGCTTATGATTCAAGACTAGATTCTGTTGAAAATGCTATTAATACTGCAATGACTTTGGCAGGTAATGGAATAAAAGTTTATTTGTTTGATGGAGTGAGATCAACTCCTGAACTTTCTTTTGCAGTAAGAGAATTAAAAGCACAAGCAGGTATTATGATAACAGCTTCTCACAATCCAAAAGAGTACAATGGATATAAAGTTTATTGGGAAGATGGAGCTCAAATAGTTGATCCACAAGCGACAGGTATTGTAAGTTCTGTTGAAGCTGTTGATATATTCAATGGTATTAAATTGATGGAAGAAAAAGAAGCAATAGATAAAGGACTTCTTGTTTATGTTGGTGAAAAATTAGATGATAGATATATAGAAGAAGTTAAGAAAAATGCTATCAATCCAAATGTAGAAAATAAAGATAAAGTAAAATTTGTATACTCTCCTTTACATGGGGTAGCAGCAAGACCTGTTGAAAGAGTTTTAAAAGAAATGGGGTATACAAACGTATATCCTGTAAAAGAACAAGAAAAACCAGATGGGAATTTTCCTACTTGTGATTATGCAAACCCAGAAGATACAAATGTTTTTAAATTAAGTACAGAGTTGGCAGATAAAGTTGGAGCTAAAATTTGTATAGCTAATGACCCTGATGGAGATAGAGTGGGGCTAGCTGTTCTTGATAATGATGGAAAATGGTTTTTCCCAAATGGAAATCAAATAGGAATTTTATTTGCAGAATATATTTTAAATCATAAAAAAAATATTCCAGAAAATGGAACTATGATAACAACTATTGTATCAACTCCACTTCTTGATACTATTGTTAAAAAGAATGGTAAAAAAGCTTTAAGAGTTCTAACAGGTTTTAAATATATTGGTGAAAAAATTAGACAATTTGAAAACAAAGAATTAGATGGAACTTTCTTATTTGGTTTTGAAGAAGCTATAGGATATTTAGTAGGAACTCATGTTAGAGATAAGGATGCAGTTGTTGCTTCTATGATAATTGCAGAAATGGCTACAACTTTTGAAAATAATGGTTCTAGTATCTATAATGAAATTATAAAAATTTATGAAAAGTATGGTTGGCGTTTAGAAACTACTGTTCCTATAACTAAAAAAGGAAAAGATGGACTTGAAGAAATACAAAAAATTATGAAGTCTATGAGAGCAAAAACTCATACAGAAATAGCTGGTGTAAAAGTAAAAGAATATAGAGATTATCAAAAAGGTGTTGATAATTTACCAAAAGCAGATGTTATCCAAATGGTTTTAGAAGATGAAACTTATCTAACAGTAAGACCTTCTGGAACAGAACCTAAGATTAAATTCTATATTTCAGTGGTAGATAGTGATAAAAAAGTTGCTGAAGAAAAATTAGCAAGAATAGAAAAAGAATTTATAAATTATGCTGAAAATTTATAA
- a CDS encoding MnmA/TRMU family protein, giving the protein MEKIKALALFSGGLDSALAIKVVQEQGIEVIALNFVSHFFGGKNEKAESMAKQLGIRLEYIDFKKRHTLVVEDPVYGRGKNMNPCIDCHSLMFKIAGELLEEYGASFVISGEVLGQRPMSQNSQALEKVKKLSGMEDLVLRPLSAKLLPPSKAEVMGWVDREKLLDINGRSRQRQMELMDFYGLVEYPSPGGGCLLTDPGYSNRLKVLEDDGLLKEEHAWLFKLIKEARFFRFSKARYLFVGRNKESNDKIDEFRKEKNLNFYIYSSEVPGPHIIANTNLTDEEIEFAKKLFSRYSKVKGNEKVILNNSGKLEEVDVLDLKKLDEEIKKYQQF; this is encoded by the coding sequence ATGGAGAAAATTAAAGCTCTAGCTTTATTTTCTGGTGGTTTAGATAGTGCTTTAGCTATTAAAGTGGTACAAGAACAAGGCATAGAAGTTATTGCCTTAAACTTTGTATCACATTTTTTTGGTGGAAAAAATGAAAAAGCTGAAAGCATGGCAAAACAATTAGGAATTAGACTAGAATATATAGATTTTAAGAAAAGACATACTCTTGTAGTTGAAGATCCTGTTTATGGTAGAGGCAAGAATATGAATCCTTGTATAGACTGTCATTCACTTATGTTTAAAATCGCAGGAGAACTATTAGAGGAATATGGTGCAAGTTTTGTTATCTCAGGAGAAGTTTTAGGACAAAGACCTATGTCACAAAATTCACAAGCTTTGGAAAAAGTAAAAAAATTATCAGGGATGGAAGATTTAGTTTTAAGACCATTATCTGCTAAACTTTTACCTCCTAGCAAGGCTGAAGTTATGGGTTGGGTTGATAGAGAAAAACTTTTAGATATAAATGGACGTTCAAGACAAAGACAAATGGAATTAATGGATTTTTATGGACTTGTTGAATATCCTAGCCCAGGTGGAGGTTGCTTACTTACTGACCCAGGATATTCAAATAGACTTAAAGTTTTAGAAGACGATGGACTTTTAAAAGAAGAACATGCTTGGCTTTTTAAACTTATAAAGGAAGCTAGATTTTTTAGATTTTCAAAAGCAAGATATTTATTTGTTGGTAGAAATAAAGAGTCTAATGATAAAATTGATGAATTTAGAAAAGAAAAGAATTTAAATTTCTATATATATAGTTCAGAAGTTCCAGGACCTCATATAATTGCAAATACAAATTTAACTGATGAGGAAATAGAATTTGCAAAAAAACTATTTTCAAGATACTCTAAGGTTAAAGGAAATGAAAAAGTTATTTTAAATAATTCTGGAAAATTAGAAGAAGTTGATGTACTTGATTTAAAAAAATTAGATGAGGAAATAAAAAAATATCAACAATTTTAA
- a CDS encoding cell division protein SepF: MGLLKDIKELVGINTGDEDDERDEELEQETTSKALSKRQKMEAEEVDEFRYEDYSTIFIDPKQFEDCKKIATYIEKEKMITINLENIGPNVAQRIMDFLAGAMEIKNASFAQIAKHVYTIVPENMKVYYEGKRREKKLIDLEKGERFDGEN; encoded by the coding sequence ATGGGACTTTTAAAAGATATCAAAGAATTAGTTGGTATTAATACTGGTGATGAAGATGATGAAAGAGATGAAGAATTAGAACAAGAAACAACATCAAAAGCTCTTTCAAAAAGACAAAAAATGGAAGCAGAAGAAGTTGATGAATTTAGATATGAAGATTATAGTACAATTTTTATTGATCCAAAACAATTTGAAGATTGTAAAAAAATTGCTACTTATATAGAAAAAGAAAAAATGATTACAATCAACTTAGAAAATATTGGACCAAATGTAGCTCAAAGAATAATGGACTTCTTAGCAGGTGCTATGGAAATTAAAAATGCAAGTTTTGCACAAATAGCAAAACATGTTTATACAATAGTTCCTGAAAATATGAAAGTTTATTATGAAGGAAAAAGAAGAGAAAAGAAACTTATTGATTTAGAAAAAGGTGAAAGATTCGATGGAGAAAATTAA
- a CDS encoding vWA domain-containing protein encodes MNKFLIALLVTIFGFSFSNKAFAKSVIVEKKKNNIVDVVFILDRSGSMGGLESDTIGGFNSMLEKQRKIEGKAFITTVLFDDQYELLHDRVNIAKVNNITEKEYFVRGSTALLDAIGKTIAKEKAIQDTLGKNEKADKVLFVIITDGLENASKEYNSSTVKKLIETQKEKYGWEFLFLGANIDAIETANTIGISAERAVNYKSDSIGTKKNYDTLNKAVEEVRSGKDLDKNWKADIEADYNERNKK; translated from the coding sequence ATGAATAAATTTCTTATTGCTTTACTTGTAACTATTTTTGGATTTAGTTTCTCAAATAAAGCTTTTGCTAAAAGTGTTATTGTAGAAAAAAAGAAAAATAATATAGTTGATGTAGTTTTTATTTTAGATAGAAGTGGTTCTATGGGCGGATTAGAGTCTGACACTATTGGTGGATTTAACTCTATGTTAGAAAAACAAAGAAAAATAGAAGGAAAAGCTTTTATTACAACTGTATTATTTGACGATCAATATGAATTATTGCATGATAGAGTAAATATTGCTAAAGTTAATAACATAACTGAAAAAGAATATTTTGTTAGAGGAAGTACAGCTCTTTTAGATGCTATTGGTAAAACTATTGCTAAAGAAAAAGCTATTCAAGATACATTAGGAAAAAATGAAAAAGCAGATAAAGTTTTATTTGTAATAATAACAGATGGATTAGAAAATGCAAGTAAAGAATATAATTCTTCTACTGTAAAAAAATTAATAGAAACTCAAAAAGAAAAATATGGTTGGGAATTTCTATTCTTAGGTGCAAATATTGATGCAATAGAAACTGCAAACACAATAGGAATAAGTGCTGAAAGAGCAGTAAATTACAAATCTGATAGTATAGGTACTAAAAAGAACTATGACACTTTAAACAAAGCTGTTGAAGAAGTTCGTTCAGGAAAAGACTTAGATAAGAATTGGAAAGCTGATATTGAAGCAGATTATAATGAAAGAAATAAAAAATAA
- a CDS encoding YggS family pyridoxal phosphate-dependent enzyme yields MSIKANVEEILEDIKKYSPYPEKVKLVAVTKYSSVEDIEKFLETGQIICGENKVQVIKDKIEYFKEKNKKIKWHFIGNLQKNKVKYIIDDVDLIHSVNKLSLAQEIDKKAEQSSKIMDVLLEINVYGEESKQGYSLDELKCDIIELQNLKNLNIIGVMTMAPFTDDEKILRMVFSELRKIKDELNKEYFNNNLTELSMGMSNDYKIALQEGSTFIRVGTKIFK; encoded by the coding sequence ATGAGTATAAAAGCAAATGTTGAAGAAATTTTAGAGGATATAAAAAAATATTCTCCTTATCCAGAAAAAGTGAAACTTGTTGCTGTTACAAAATATTCATCTGTTGAAGATATTGAAAAATTTTTAGAAACAGGACAAATTATTTGTGGTGAAAATAAGGTTCAAGTTATAAAAGATAAGATAGAATATTTTAAAGAAAAAAATAAAAAAATTAAATGGCATTTTATTGGAAATCTTCAAAAAAATAAAGTCAAATATATTATAGATGATGTGGATTTAATTCACTCTGTCAATAAATTAAGTTTAGCACAAGAAATAGATAAAAAAGCAGAGCAATCTTCAAAAATTATGGATGTTTTATTAGAAATAAATGTCTATGGTGAAGAAAGTAAACAAGGTTATTCACTTGATGAGTTAAAATGTGATATAATAGAATTGCAAAATTTAAAAAATTTGAATATAATAGGAGTAATGACCATGGCTCCTTTTACAGATGATGAAAAAATCTTGAGAATGGTTTTTTCAGAACTTAGAAAGATTAAAGATGAGTTAAATAAAGAATATTTCAATAATAATCTTACTGAGCTGTCAATGGGAATGTCTAATGATTATAAGATAGCTTTACAAGAAGGTAGTACTTTTATAAGAGTTGGAACAAAAATTTTTAAATAA
- a CDS encoding AAA family ATPase produces MFKEYKDVNLKKIKDFNNRDYLYHLLPWACNYENKDFYISKEVAGKTQTFHFPIVITKDGSFQTTFKVRGKDLDSSTAYELLSVTERMNETLKQLDNSWTLQMNAIRSKIRNYVGKKGIKNIPIRILELERSEFFNSGNHYESDYYITFTWLVPEDNLQKAKSLLFRENDKKLINDTFQKNLKYYNNELLKIYSFLNETLQECEVLNVDETMAYYHSFVSDNSHKIKVPRAIYYEGKLIATGDMPELIKKAIEKGELNENGIKETLLPVFIDSYITDSTLTGGINPQIGEDYIKTISILNFPGFSVPGMIDRLNRTDIEYIWGSRYIMLEKITIKKILDKYYNKWWAARLSFKDMFIEFFSKNETTNPNQSAMNAAIEVRDEKTKLDEDRDIVGYYTTTVILKNKNRDIVERQAQEVRTLLSSLGFVVQIEDFYTLDCWLGVMPGNNYFNERRPFMNSKVLSHMLPINSVWAGNKWNKHLDTPPLLYCQTTGNTPFRLNLHYTDVGHTLIVGPTGSGKSVLLGTLQSAFLGYKNAKVIGFDKGASTKILNRAYGGLFYDLGKDNIRFQPLRGVGILQTNIDIEFEKIKKNNRNLSDETIRKKAEEVEKKRSDIEKEWCQEFIENLLEDNHVQITPEIRQYTWNGLVSLGSLSPEMRTLSSFSNLVGGQSKTIKDALAQYCGKGPYAKYFDGNSDFLENNNYTIFEMEQIAEAKNAITPALNYLFHKIETDMIDKISPTLITLDESWLFLDNPRFESKIREWLKVMRKNNVSVVFATQSLADIAESKIKSAILDACYTRIYLPNTTALSEVQKGYYKMFDLNDREIEIIYQSIPKKHYYFKNPQGSRLFELALSPLELAYVAASSGEDKEKCDELAELDTKEFNIAWLNHKGWNGEAIVERIERMIADEKKVN; encoded by the coding sequence ATGTTCAAAGAATATAAGGATGTAAATCTTAAAAAAATTAAGGATTTTAATAATAGAGACTATTTATATCATTTATTACCATGGGCTTGTAACTATGAGAATAAAGATTTCTATATCTCAAAAGAAGTAGCAGGGAAGACACAAACTTTTCATTTTCCAATAGTTATAACAAAAGATGGAAGTTTTCAAACTACTTTTAAAGTAAGAGGTAAAGACTTAGATAGTTCAACTGCTTATGAACTACTGAGTGTAACTGAAAGAATGAATGAAACATTAAAACAACTAGATAATAGTTGGACACTTCAAATGAATGCAATAAGAAGTAAAATAAGAAACTATGTTGGAAAAAAAGGAATTAAAAATATCCCTATAAGAATTTTAGAATTAGAAAGATCAGAATTTTTTAATTCAGGAAATCATTATGAAAGTGACTATTATATAACTTTTACATGGCTGGTTCCTGAAGATAATTTACAAAAAGCAAAAAGTTTATTATTTAGAGAAAATGATAAAAAATTAATAAATGACACATTCCAAAAAAATTTAAAATATTATAATAATGAGCTTTTAAAAATTTATTCTTTTTTAAATGAAACTTTACAAGAATGTGAGGTTTTAAATGTTGATGAAACAATGGCTTATTATCATTCTTTTGTTAGTGATAATTCTCATAAAATTAAGGTTCCGAGAGCAATATACTATGAAGGGAAATTAATAGCAACTGGAGATATGCCAGAACTAATAAAAAAAGCTATAGAAAAAGGAGAACTAAATGAAAATGGTATAAAAGAAACTCTACTACCTGTATTTATAGATTCATATATAACAGATTCAACTCTTACTGGAGGAATAAATCCTCAAATAGGAGAAGACTATATAAAGACTATATCCATTTTAAATTTTCCAGGTTTTTCAGTTCCTGGAATGATAGATAGGCTTAATAGAACTGATATTGAATATATATGGGGCAGTAGATATATCATGCTTGAGAAAATAACCATAAAAAAGATTTTAGACAAATATTACAACAAATGGTGGGCAGCAAGATTATCATTTAAAGATATGTTTATAGAATTTTTTTCTAAAAATGAAACTACAAATCCTAATCAAAGTGCTATGAATGCTGCTATTGAAGTTAGAGATGAAAAAACAAAATTAGATGAAGACAGAGATATTGTTGGATATTATACTACTACTGTAATTCTAAAAAATAAAAATAGAGATATTGTAGAAAGACAAGCTCAAGAGGTTAGAACATTGCTTTCTTCCTTAGGATTTGTTGTACAAATTGAGGATTTTTATACTTTAGATTGTTGGCTAGGAGTTATGCCTGGTAATAATTATTTTAATGAAAGAAGACCTTTTATGAATTCAAAAGTACTTTCACATATGTTGCCAATTAATTCTGTTTGGGCAGGAAATAAATGGAATAAACATTTAGATACGCCTCCTCTTCTTTATTGTCAAACAACAGGAAATACTCCTTTTAGATTGAATTTACATTATACTGATGTTGGACATACTCTTATAGTTGGACCAACAGGTTCAGGTAAATCAGTTTTATTAGGAACTTTACAAAGTGCTTTTCTAGGTTATAAAAATGCCAAAGTAATTGGCTTTGATAAAGGAGCTTCAACAAAGATATTAAATAGAGCTTATGGAGGGCTTTTTTATGATTTAGGAAAGGATAATATAAGATTTCAACCTTTAAGAGGAGTAGGAATATTACAAACAAATATAGATATAGAGTTTGAAAAAATAAAAAAGAATAATAGAAATTTAAGTGATGAAACAATAAGAAAAAAAGCTGAAGAAGTTGAAAAGAAAAGAAGTGATATAGAAAAAGAATGGTGTCAAGAATTTATTGAAAATTTGCTAGAAGATAATCATGTTCAGATTACACCAGAGATAAGGCAATATACTTGGAATGGACTTGTGTCTTTAGGATCTTTATCTCCTGAAATGAGAACTTTATCTTCATTTTCAAATTTAGTTGGAGGTCAATCAAAAACTATTAAAGATGCCTTAGCTCAATATTGTGGAAAAGGTCCTTATGCAAAGTATTTTGATGGTAATTCAGACTTTTTAGAAAACAATAACTATACAATCTTTGAAATGGAGCAAATAGCTGAAGCTAAAAATGCTATTACACCAGCATTGAATTATTTATTCCATAAAATAGAAACAGATATGATAGATAAAATTAGTCCAACTTTAATTACATTAGATGAATCATGGTTGTTTTTGGATAATCCAAGATTTGAAAGTAAAATTAGAGAATGGCTAAAAGTTATGAGAAAAAATAATGTGTCTGTTGTATTCGCAACTCAATCGTTAGCTGATATAGCTGAAAGTAAAATAAAAAGTGCAATATTGGATGCTTGTTATACAAGAATTTATCTTCCAAATACAACAGCATTATCAGAAGTACAAAAGGGTTATTATAAGATGTTTGACTTAAATGATAGAGAAATTGAAATAATATATCAATCAATTCCTAAAAAACATTATTATTTTAAGAATCCACAAGGTTCAAGATTGTTTGAATTAGCCTTATCTCCATTAGAATTAGCTTATGTGGCTGCTTCATCTGGAGAAGATAAAGAAAAATGTGATGAATTAGCAGAGCTAGATACAAAAGAATTTAATATAGCATGGTTAAATCATAAAGGTTGGAATGGAGAAGCTATTGTTGAAAGAATAGAGAGGATGATAGCTGATGAAAAGAAAGTTAACTAA
- a CDS encoding complement resistance protein TraT, with translation MKKNLKTILFSLLLIFAFVSCSTMHTVISKRNLDVQTKMSDTIWLEPAAANEKTVFIQIRNTSGKNLNIEQKITNILTSKGYRIVNDPSEAKYWLQANILKVDKVNLDSDNGFSDAVLGAGIGGVLGAQRSGGAYTAIGWGLAGAAIGTLADALVDDTAYAMVTDILITEKTGRNVQTATRNSVKQGNSGSMTSTSSGTSNMEKYSTRVLSTANQVNLNFNSAIPILEDELGKVVGGIF, from the coding sequence ATGAAAAAAAATTTAAAAACAATATTATTTAGTTTATTATTGATATTTGCATTTGTATCTTGTTCAACTATGCACACAGTAATATCAAAAAGAAATTTAGATGTACAAACAAAAATGTCAGATACAATTTGGCTAGAGCCAGCAGCTGCAAATGAAAAAACAGTGTTTATTCAAATTAGAAACACTTCTGGAAAAAATTTAAATATTGAACAAAAAATTACAAATATTCTTACATCAAAAGGTTATAGAATTGTAAATGATCCATCAGAAGCAAAATATTGGTTACAAGCTAATATTTTAAAAGTAGATAAAGTTAATTTAGATAGTGACAATGGTTTCTCTGATGCTGTTTTAGGAGCAGGAATTGGAGGAGTATTAGGAGCTCAACGTTCAGGTGGAGCATATACAGCTATTGGTTGGGGTCTTGCAGGAGCAGCTATAGGAACATTAGCTGATGCATTAGTTGATGATACAGCTTATGCAATGGTAACAGATATTTTAATCACAGAAAAAACTGGAAGAAATGTTCAAACTGCAACAAGAAATTCAGTTAAACAAGGAAATTCAGGGAGTATGACATCTACTTCTAGTGGCACATCTAATATGGAAAAATATTCTACAAGAGTTTTAAGTACAGCTAATCAAGTTAACTTAAACTTCAATAGTGCTATTCCAATATTAGAAGATGAATTAGGAAAAGTAGTTGGAGGAATATTCTAA
- a CDS encoding VirB3 family type IV secretion system protein, with protein sequence MEELDLREKICRAFTTDITVAGGAREAVIGNFFLALILIFSTDSGLVVLIVIILFTFSHGYLVYLTKKDTKFFKVFRSHLKFKEYYY encoded by the coding sequence ATGGAAGAATTAGATTTAAGAGAAAAAATTTGTAGAGCTTTTACAACTGATATTACAGTTGCAGGAGGAGCAAGAGAAGCAGTTATAGGGAATTTTTTCTTAGCACTTATCCTTATTTTTTCAACAGATAGTGGATTAGTAGTATTAATTGTAATAATTCTCTTTACTTTTTCACATGGCTATCTTGTCTATCTTACAAAGAAAGACACAAAATTTTTTAAAGTATTTAGAAGTCATCTAAAGTTTAAAGAATATTATTACTAA
- the hemW gene encoding radical SAM family heme chaperone HemW gives MLKIYNTYIHIPFCERKCNYCDFTSLKGTDNQIKKYVNYLLKEIEIYKKKYDLSEKQDTIYFGGGTPSLLPIDSLEKILSKFSYDKNTEITIEVNPKTVNSNKLKEYRKLGINRLSIGIQTFNDDNLKLLGRIHNSEEAIEVYNLARECRFDNISLDIMFSLPNQTLSILQDDLERLVNLNPNHISIYSLIWEEGTKFFRDLKSGKLKETDNDLEANMYEYIIEFLKSKDYIHYEISNFSKKDFEARHNSIYWENKQYLGVGLSAAGYLANVRYKNFFNLKDYYNNLDKNILPIDEREILTEEDIEQYRYLVGFRLLNKVIVPSEKYLDKCVSLSKEGYLLEKENGYILSHKGLMLFNDFISNFIGD, from the coding sequence ATGCTGAAAATTTATAATACATATATACATATCCCTTTTTGTGAAAGAAAATGCAATTATTGTGATTTTACTTCATTAAAAGGAACTGATAATCAAATTAAAAAATATGTAAATTATCTTTTAAAAGAAATAGAGATTTATAAAAAAAAATATGATTTATCAGAAAAACAAGATACAATATACTTTGGTGGAGGGACACCTTCCCTCCTACCAATAGATAGCTTGGAAAAAATTTTATCTAAGTTTTCTTATGATAAAAATACTGAAATTACTATTGAAGTTAATCCTAAGACAGTTAATAGCAATAAATTGAAAGAATATAGAAAGTTGGGAATTAATAGATTAAGTATAGGAATACAAACTTTTAATGATGATAATTTAAAGTTGTTAGGAAGAATACACAATTCAGAAGAAGCTATTGAAGTATATAATTTAGCTAGAGAATGTAGATTTGATAATATCAGTTTAGATATTATGTTCTCTTTGCCTAATCAGACTTTATCTATACTTCAAGATGATTTAGAAAGGTTAGTTAATTTAAATCCTAATCATATATCAATTTATTCTTTGATTTGGGAAGAAGGAACTAAGTTTTTTAGAGATTTAAAATCTGGAAAATTAAAAGAAACTGATAATGATTTAGAAGCTAATATGTATGAATATATAATTGAATTTTTAAAGTCAAAAGACTATATTCATTATGAAATTTCAAACTTCTCTAAGAAAGATTTTGAGGCAAGACATAACTCAATATACTGGGAGAATAAACAATATCTAGGTGTAGGTCTATCAGCAGCTGGATATTTAGCCAATGTTAGGTATAAGAATTTCTTTAATTTGAAAGATTATTACAATAATTTAGATAAAAATATCTTACCTATTGATGAGAGGGAAATTCTTACAGAAGAAGATATTGAGCAATATAGATATTTAGTTGGCTTCAGACTTTTAAATAAGGTCATTGTTCCTAGTGAAAAATATTTAGATAAATGTGTATCTTTATCTAAAGAGGGATATTTATTAGAAAAAGAAAATGGATATATTTTAAGCCATAAAGGTCTGATGTTATTTAATGATTTTATTTCAAATTTTATAGGTGATTAA
- a CDS encoding MipA/OmpV family protein, whose amino-acid sequence MKKKLLIFLLGVSVLAEANTQTIGVGAYYKNSVYHSKNQVNALPIINLEYNRFYLKGYKPGFIFYKESDFNFSAIVDPIGGYSDFAIRKSQFKDGYKNLESRNTQVMGGIALDFKIDKNIDGHSEVVFGNHGTKVNIKLNRAYKVNDRVTFIPAITFNYYNSKYMDYYIGIKEKDVKNNSKIEKTYKGKDTIAGGVSATLDMAMTEQTSFLVFGGIDVYDKKIKNSDIVRTNNQYYVGAGLRYSF is encoded by the coding sequence ATGAAGAAAAAATTATTAATATTTTTATTAGGAGTATCAGTTTTGGCTGAAGCAAATACTCAAACAATAGGAGTTGGAGCTTATTATAAGAATTCTGTATATCATTCTAAAAATCAAGTTAATGCATTACCTATAATAAATTTAGAATATAATCGTTTTTATTTAAAGGGATATAAGCCAGGATTTATTTTTTATAAAGAATCTGATTTTAATTTCTCTGCAATAGTAGATCCAATTGGAGGATATTCAGATTTTGCAATAAGAAAATCTCAATTTAAAGATGGATATAAAAATTTAGAATCAAGAAATACACAAGTTATGGGAGGAATAGCATTAGACTTTAAAATTGATAAAAATATTGATGGTCACTCAGAAGTAGTTTTTGGAAATCATGGAACAAAAGTTAATATCAAGCTTAATAGAGCCTATAAAGTGAATGATAGAGTTACATTTATACCAGCTATAACATTTAATTATTATAATTCAAAATATATGGATTATTATATTGGTATAAAAGAAAAAGATGTGAAAAATAATAGTAAAATAGAAAAAACATATAAAGGTAAAGATACAATAGCAGGTGGAGTTAGTGCAACATTAGATATGGCAATGACTGAACAAACATCATTTTTAGTATTTGGTGGAATAGATGTATATGATAAAAAAATAAAAAATTCTGATATTGTAAGAACAAATAATCAATATTATGTAGGTGCAGGACTAAGGTATTCTTTTTAA